Proteins from one Paraburkholderia sp. BL10I2N1 genomic window:
- the fliN gene encoding flagellar motor switch protein FliN encodes MSELNPTPEKELPVGEPQPAATEAATEEDEIAMDDWASALAEQNDNPGVNAATAGVFQPLSKVEPTTTRNDIDMILDIPVQMTVELGRTKIAIRNLLQLAQGSVVELDGLAGEPMDVLVNGCLIAQGEVVVVNDKFGIRLTDIITPSERIRKLNR; translated from the coding sequence ATGAGTGAGCTGAACCCCACGCCGGAGAAGGAACTCCCGGTCGGCGAGCCGCAACCGGCCGCCACGGAAGCCGCAACTGAAGAAGATGAGATTGCAATGGACGATTGGGCAAGCGCGCTCGCCGAGCAAAACGATAACCCCGGAGTGAACGCGGCGACGGCAGGTGTGTTCCAGCCGCTGTCGAAGGTCGAACCGACCACCACGCGTAACGACATCGACATGATCCTGGACATCCCCGTCCAGATGACCGTCGAACTCGGCCGCACCAAGATCGCAATCCGCAACCTGCTGCAACTCGCGCAGGGCTCGGTCGTGGAACTCGATGGCCTCGCCGGCGAACCGATGGACGTGCTCGTGAACGGCTGCCTGATCGCCCAGGGCGAAGTGGTGGTCGTGAACGACAAGTTCGGCATCCGCCTGACCGACATCATCACGCCGTCCGAGCGCATCCGGAAGCTGAACCGATGA
- the fliO gene encoding flagellar biosynthetic protein FliO: MKRVTGLAVPERSGVPFRLRTCLASLAAVIPAALAATVARAADINAVNHAAQIASGVGAGSAVPALGIGAVLQTLVGLLVVIGLVFGCAWLARRLGLQPSQRSGLVKTIGGASLGGKERVAVVEIGDTWLVLGAAPGNVRLLHTMPAGPAGADLMPACTPAAPGALPGTFGQRFRDALKNEAGKRFQRRASGEQ; the protein is encoded by the coding sequence ATGAAACGCGTGACAGGCCTCGCCGTGCCCGAACGAAGCGGCGTGCCGTTTCGTCTGCGCACGTGCCTCGCCTCGCTGGCCGCAGTGATCCCGGCGGCGCTCGCCGCCACCGTGGCGCGTGCCGCCGACATCAACGCAGTCAACCACGCCGCACAAATCGCTTCGGGCGTGGGCGCGGGCTCCGCGGTGCCGGCGCTCGGTATCGGCGCGGTGCTGCAAACGCTCGTGGGACTACTCGTCGTGATCGGCCTCGTGTTCGGTTGCGCATGGCTCGCCCGGCGCCTCGGCCTTCAGCCTTCGCAGCGCAGCGGACTCGTGAAGACGATCGGGGGCGCGTCGCTCGGCGGCAAGGAGCGCGTTGCGGTCGTCGAGATCGGCGATACGTGGCTCGTGCTCGGCGCCGCGCCCGGCAACGTGCGGCTGCTTCATACCATGCCCGCCGGCCCGGCCGGCGCGGACCTCATGCCCGCGTGCACACCGGCTGCGCCCGGCGCGCTGCCCGGCACTTTCGGACAACGCTTTCGCGACGCGCTCAAAAACGAAGCAGGCAAACGTTTTCAGCGACGCGCGAGCGGAGAACAGTAA